Below is a genomic region from Megalopta genalis isolate 19385.01 chromosome 10, iyMegGena1_principal, whole genome shotgun sequence.
ACTAAGACTTTTCCGTATAATGGAATTAGCAGCTGGTCTAAATACAATTGTATAACTATTATCACCATCAGTATAAAATGTATGTTCTTTTAAATCCCAACTAAGTGGACTGTCTGAAAAACCTTGTACATGTAAAACACCCCATGGCATAGTGTTTTGCACTGATACATATTTTTTTATGGCCTTATATAAACTTGTTACTTGCTGTCTTGTAAAAAAACCAGTCCATTGCAAATATTTGACTTGACCAACATCCATAGACGGTGATGGGCATATATATGTGTTTACATAATCGTCTGGTTTAACATTTTTTCTGAAACAATTAACTTATTGTCGTAAAACCTTCTTTCACCACCAacgttttttataatatattttatacgtaCAATTCACCAGAAATACTAAAAACTCCAAGCCACTCAAAAAATGTATTGTTATCACCTTCTTCTGAAATTGTCGGTATTTTTAAAGAATATTCAGTTTTTTGTGTAAAAGTTAAATGACAAAGAAGAACGTTGTATTGATGCTCGTGAAACCATGCTGCTATCGATGATGGACACAAATTTTCATCTTtgaaagtaaaataaattattcagtGAACAACACGCAAAATTAATGGTAATTAAGAAGCTGATTGGGATTACTTTACCTGGTGGATTCCAAGAAAATATTACGTCGAATTTATGTTTTAAACGTTCTTTCAACGATGTTCGGACGTGCTCGTAATTCTTCTTACCAGGTGTAAAGCTTTCAGATTTTAAATCAATAGTCACAACTTCAATTTGCATTACcggtaaaaaaaataaatagaaagtaataataataaaatgtaaacTTTATTCACGAATATACAATAAAATCTACGTTAATAAATAGTTACTGTTAACTATTGTTCCTGCTAAACTGTTTTTTTAACATGAAGAAAAGGAAAgatataaatattagattacGCGATCTACAGTATGCACAAAATATTAAacgattatatattaattaattaatataactttattatataggataatgtaaaaaaatatatccTACACTGTCTACAACAATTTAATCACCTTCGAAATTTCATTTATGCAAAAAATACATTTGGACTCGTATCCAAATTTGTATTAGTGTTTTTTAATTCTTCTCTAAATAGATTTAACTCTGCAGGCGATATTCCTTGCCAGTTTTCTAATTCAGATAAACGTTGTAAATTATCACAATTTTCCATCAACAGTTGTATAGTTCTCATTGATAAATCATGACTGTATAATATTTTAAGTTCTTCTAACTTGCTCATTGGATTTTGCAAAAGTATTCTTCTCATTGTTTCATCTTCGATACCAGTTGATGAACCCAATTGTATAAACTTGATATTCGTACAATGAGAAAGCAAAAATTCTAGGTGCATACTAGCGCATTCCGCTACACATTTGATTCTCTCTAACAATTGAAAAGGTGAAACTGCAAGCTTCCTTGGATATCTTTGTGCACGTTCTAAGAATTCACAATTATAAAACATTAGGCTTT
It encodes:
- the LOC117222736 gene encoding ribonuclease P protein subunit p40 isoform X2, with the protein product MLSPETWNFKPPQHFFSTQKRDFKKTDVPDIVKSHFFNHSVSLVLPDTVRIPDDLQSCISEDSDYYRVNAVNVFDLINKEFIEAFVKKGELSLLTIGNKIDVDNAIVITPTGHLILSLLTEDFQILGLEGKVSFFDRKVHTRYVVTIDLKSESFTPGKKNYEHVRTSLKERLKHKFDVIFSWNPPDENLCPSSIAAWFHEHQYNVLLCHLTFTQKTEYSLKIPTISEEGDNNTFFEWLGVFSISGELKNVKPDDYVNTYICPSPSMDVGQVKYLQWTGFFTRQQVTSLYKAIKKYVSVQNTMPWGVLHVQGFSDSPLSWDLKEHTFYTDGDNSYTIVFRPAANSIIRKSLSSNNKPTNFH